The following DNA comes from Solea solea chromosome 6, fSolSol10.1, whole genome shotgun sequence.
CGGGTCAGTCCGTCAGTGGTCTGTATCACATCTACATCGGCAACAGAACTGAACCTGTGCAGGTAACAACATCAGAGCAGaccggcagccattttgtcttCTACGTTGTTGTGATTTTGTTGAAATTCATGGTTTTGGTTTTGGTACAGAATTAAAAAATGGGCCGTGACATAGTTAAGTTTGCCAGATTCTGAAGTTTTCCTCATCTTGAAGGTTTActgtgacatggagacgagCCGCGGGGGATGGACGGTTTTCCAGCGGCGGTTTAACGGCACCGTGGACTTCCAGAGGAGCTGGAGGGAATACAAGATGGTGCGTTTGTCTCCTGAGAGCGTGGAGTCAAAGTTTATACGTGACCACtcaccctcttcctcttcctcctcctcctcctcctcctctgtactCAGGGCTTCGGAGACGTGTTGGGAGAGCACTGGTTGGGTAATGAAGTTCTCTACCTGCTGACCACTCAGGGTCAGTACTCCATGAGGGTGGAGCTGAGAGACTGGGAGGGAAACCCCGCCTACTCCCACTACGACCGGTTTACACTGACCAGTGAGAAGCAGCAGTACAGGTGAGTGACACACATCGCCGACTACTGCATggtaaatacaaatatataatcaTAGAATAACATGTGACGTCAAATCTGCTCCCACTTAAGTTTCACTTATATTTTAAGAATAACTTTtaattttgtgtcactttataaaCTACTCACAAAAATCAGCGATtcaacaccacagcacacaggagttgttgatccactgctgcctttgttAGTCAGTTCAACTTCGGCATTTGTAATCCTTTGTTTACAtctacctcagtgacacaaagtcaccacacgaggcagcagtagatcatgATAAACCCCACTAGCTTTATGTGCATGCACTATgacttcttctctctttttgtgtgtttctgtggtggTGTTATTGCGCCCCACACAGGTCTGGCATGCATACTACAGTGTTTAGAGTCATTTTGGGGGGTTTTGTGTGGAGGAGGACGTTTCTCAGAGTGATGCAGTGTTCATAGAACACCTTTTGAGAAGAGAAAGTGGGCAGAAAATCTCATTTATCCCTATGAAGGttggtctttgtttgtttccttgcTCACTGCTCCCGTTTCTGCCTCCTCAGGTTGTTTCTGCGAGGCTACAGCGGCACAGCGGGGCGACAGAGCAGCCTCGCCATGCACGGCATCGGCTTCAGCACCAGAGACCAGGACAACGACAACTGTGACCACTGCAAATGTGCCATGATGCTCACTGGAGGTAAAgtttagccccgccctcttcaAGCAAACGGGTCACATTGttgagacaaataaacaaagataaaGACCTTCTCACCTGTGATGTCATCGACTGGAACCATAAAAACGGATTCTCTCGACTCATTAATCACAGCAAATGATTATTCCAAAAACACACTGGCCGTTTCAAACATCTGTCTCTGTCACCTTCGCTGGTGCTCCGCCCCTCACCTTGTGTCAGTGCCAAGAAAAACAACCCTTTAATTTTTCTCGGCCTCTCATCGATGGGTCGCCATCACCGATTACGTTAATGGTTCCAGCAGAACCCAGCGATCTCTGAGGAAAAGACTCCAACGGTCGCCATTAGTCACTGAGTCATTTAAAATCACTGCAATTTATGGagaattacatatatatatatatatatatatacatatatatactgtatatatatatatatatatatatatatatatacatataaaagaggaatacaaaaagaaagaagaaagaaacaaggaaaaaataataaaagcaaagGTCTTATAACAagatcagatttttattttccaaagaACTGGGCTGCAAAAGAATCTACATACAAATGCTTTTTGGTGTGTTGAACAAAGTCGATCACATTATTTCGCAGTACCACGTACACAAAAAAACTCGATCCAAAACTCAGGATCATCAGCATcgtttcctgtcaaaataatacCACGTTCGCTCTTGTCAAACAATGTTTAATCCCAAATTAAGCATATTTTTGAccagttaaaatgtgtttaatcagaatTTACTCCCAGGTCAAATTAAGCTTCATCATTCATACTGCAAAAGCAAAACATTGTGAACATGCTAATTTCTTGAGACACATTCATCTTCCGACTGTTATCATCAGTTGCTAGCCATAATTGTTTGTAGTGAACCTTaccttttttatcattttggaCATTTTGGTGGTGTAGAAAGACGAGGATTAGCCGAGATTCACTTGTTAGCTCAAGTGTTTAATCCAGGGAACCTCAAGGTTGAGGTGTTTCcccagtaaaaacaaacacggTGGCTAACCCGCTAGCTAACTTTGTAGAATCCTCCGTTAGCCCATAGCTAACACAGCCTCTTTCATCTGCACGCTTCACAAACTAACACTTTCCCTCCCCCAGAATAATTGTCttagtaaatgtaaatattctgcCCCTCTTcctcaccctccctctctccttctctctctctcttcatcagGTTGGTGGTTCGACGCTTGCGGTTTCTCCAACCTGAACGGTATCTACTACAATGTTGGCCACAACATCCGCAAACTTAACGGCATCAAGTGGCACCACTTCAGAGGCCCCAGCTACTCACTGCGCTCCACCTCCATCATGGTACGGCCTTACGACTTCTAACAGCACCCCTCAGTCTTCATGATAAAACGACCCCTCGCCCTCACGATGGTACAACCCTGTGGCTCCCAGCACTCCTCCAAAGCAAAGACCTTCCTGATCATGTGACCATCAGGGCCAAGGACCTGACATCCACTGTGTTGATGGTACAGTCCTACAGCTACACAGAAGCAAGGGTCTTGCTACAGGGGTGGTCAAACAGGCAACTGCCTGGGGCCCCAGGCTGAAAGGGGGGCCATGAAAACAGTTCATTCTGGATGTTTTTCTGAAATCGTCCAGGGGGCTTTGTCTGAGGATGCAAACATCCACGAAAGTCAAACTGGAATTTGTCGGATATCTTCTGCCAGAACTCTAAGCCAAATTTCGGGATTTTGGATGTTCTCCTGTCATTGTGAACACATCCACATGTGGCCTATCTTCTGCTGATTTTCTGACATAacccagatttttttttttcttttcttactttcAGGAATTCATGTTGGACAACTTTAGTTGATAGAAATTACCCTTTTTGAAAACTCCCCTTTCAAGGAAATGCTAACAGCAAAGTTCTGTGTAAACTGTTAATACACAAACAGCCAATTTATCAGCCTTTGCCTTCAATTGTGGGGTGGAATTGAGGATTTGGTCTAGTTTGATGTCGGGCCCGCAGGACCCTCTTGCCTTGGGCCCCCAAACTCCTTTGAAATGTCTCCGAACTTACAGCGACATCTCTAAGATCTACTGTGGTAGAAACCAGACTTTAACAGACCCTGAGAAGCCTTCCCATAATCGTACAGTACAGCAACCAGTTTGTCCAAAAGGTGTTTCAGGGCCAGTCTTACCTGGAAATGCTGCATTTGCCAACAGAACTATGTGTGAAGACTTAAAAAGGAAAACTTGTGACAACAGTCCAACTGTGACACCGAGTacaatgtgtttgtaaaaagcACAAATCCAGGGTTCTAAGGTCGTTCGTGGGAGATTCCGAGATTTTTGACCATCTGATACAAAGCCACTGGCAGAAGTCCATACCGCTTATCATTTTGAGGGTCATCCCAACTGACAGTGGCTGATAGGAAATGGTACATTCCACGATAGGTCATCACGAGTGTTGTGTTTCCTGCATGCTCGGACCAGGCTCCGCCTGTCAAACTGGATATTGGgacattctcctgctgttgcGAACGCAACCAATCGTCCAGAAACAGCCCGATGATTGGATAACGTTTCTGACTGTGATTGGACGAgaaaagacaactcgctcttcTTTGACTCgtgacattttaaagctgcactgcatgacctttgttgatgtttttgtgttgttgtccgATGTCGTTCGATGTCGttgttcagtgttgttgtttgatgTCGTTGTCCGATGTCGGCTCACGTTATGCTACGTATCTTGCTGACATGGCAAtcgagggctttaccattccaaactgtaccatgatggaaacacggtaTGTTTGAGAATAGCCTGTGGGCGTTTGCCTGGACTTttatatctgtttttattttaaaccgatcgcaagggagtgacgcttaCTCTAGTCAACCATGAAatgggtgccaaagaatggaacagttggagctggttattttggtactataactaatggaaacgcaaaaaaaaacaaacatgtaccgtactgtactaaaccactcggtggaaacacagctttagcGTGGATACAGCAGTGCAATTCACTTTTGAAACgcttctttgtcttttcagtcAGACTCCAGTTTGAAGTCGTCTTACGAGTATAATTAgtacatttactttttaaaatacatgtaaacttCTTATTATATTCTGGTATAATTTTGTTCATGGAGAGAGAATTGTCACATGACGTGAACATCCCTTGTGTCACTGTTTGTCGTGCTTCTTACAGAGCTAAAAGAAGGTTGTTTTGGGTTTAATtaacaaatacagacaaatgtgtgtggaCCAGGCATAAGACGAATGATGAGTAACTGGAGGACGGGTTTTCTATGggacagttggacattgttgattttactttaattccggaaagcaaaacaaataacGGAAAGCAGACTGGActcttttttaatgaacacataattaaaaaaaatgtgttttacattaCTGCGAGAAAATGGACGTTGCATCCAGTGTTTCTGAAGGCAGGAcatgtgtgtaagagagagaaaaaaacaaaaactgtccaAACAATGATGTGTCTGACACTgagcagagacagaagaaataataaaaatacaacacaatcaaGGTTTTATGATTTCCAGACTGTGGAGCACAGAACGAttgctttaattattttttcttcatcccaaACACCGgatttgtttccttgtttgtgtttgtgagtcttggctgattcacacacactttcatggATTTGACACAAACGTTCTCGTTTTTATTTCATTCGATGCAtttaattgacatttttatcatcTGAAAACTGCCCTTTTTGTCTTTGCCAGGGGGTTGTGAAGCAGTTGGTCCCACAGTGTGAAAACTGgactggttttgtttgtttatgtatatgtatgtgtgtgtgtgtgtgtgtgtgtgtacttgtacttgtttATATCTtcgtgaggtccaaaaaaaacgtatctttgtggggacattttgtctgggccccacgaCTTTAAACgcctttttcagggttaagaactggttttagggttagggttagatacttagttgtgatggttaaggtaaggagttagggaatgcattatgtctatgatgtgtcctcattaagatataaaaacaagtttgtttgtgtgtgttgttgtaagtgtatctttgtgaggaccaaacaaatGTAACATGTAAACTATAGggattgaggacattttgggaaaatgtgaacatttagcttggtcctcacaactttaagggGATTTCTGGGGggcttaagacctggttttaaggctGGGCAGAGGAGTAGAAGTCTAGTTCTTTCTCAGATCACTTCATTTACATCATGCTGAAAAGTTATTATGGATTTATTGATCAATGAtaacaagaaaatgtgttgtgtaCCCCAGCTTTAATTGAGCTTTAATTGATTAAAAGAAgataaaaggttgtttttttctgctgcttaTCCATCTAATCCAGAAATGTCAGACATATAACACTATGTTCTCCTGCTCACTAGTCAAATTAGTCTAAATGGgatttattgtattgttttgttgatGAATTCTGTAGCTTCtctgcaggtttttttgttcACGTGTCTGAGTGACTTTTATGAAAATGCACTTTATCAACGAGGAAAGAGTGAATCAGAACACACAGACTGCTTTTTATAATTTActttctgtgtcactgtgtattGTTTTGAGTTGAATGATActgcaaacatttacacatttcatttgttttttgctggttcaagcatcttttttttgtaactgaATATGTGTACAATAGCCTTTCCTCtccacaataaaaacactcacatttgtgttgtattttggataataaaacatgtcaaattaatAAAGTTGCTGTATTACtctcttattttaaatgtatgtgcagtatttaaaatatttgtttaatcttgtttatttgaagaaaataaacaatgttaTTAGAATttctattctcattttcatcttAGTCTGTGGCCAAATTCCAGAAACGAAGTTaattttgttaatgttttcatttgaatcaaACGCTGCCACTTcagttctgttgtgttttaccACCATCTTGTGGTCAGATTGTGTAACtacaacacatttgttttgcaggTGCGTACGTGCAGTTTTATTGTGGATTTTAAATGTTCTGTTCCTCATGAAAAATGCAGAGTAATTAAGTCAGGGAATTAATTATTGATATatctacacatttattttgctttgactgttttattattttattgtttgttttctccatgCTAAAAGCCTATTCATATGcttgtatatattttaatgtttgtttttaatgaaaccaCATTAAATTATAACATTAAGTGAAATTAGGGATGTAAATCAATAGAATCAGAAGGGAAGggtgtgaaaaaaataataaagacagGAGTTATCACACATTTCAAGTATGTGTGTTCAATAAAGCGAGAAGGGAGGCATtataagttgtttttgtgtcattaaaCGTCATTATTTTGTCTTAAATTGCCTTAGTAGTGTTGCTGTTTACACCATTGTGTCCGTGCGTGTCGACGACTCGTCACCGTTTGACCCGATCTGCCCTCGCTTCGCCTTTTCCGCTCACCCTTTTCACTGTGTCCCTGCGAGGATCCCGTAGCATCAGTTCTTCCGGCTCAGAACTTAGCGCTTTACGTGAAGGTCGTGAGTCAAAGCTCGTGAGTATTTCTCCTCCTAAACCCCGTTAAACCTGTTGAAAATCATATTGTTTGATTAATTGTATCATCCACTAAGTGTTTGAACTCGACAATAACTTGTATGTTTCACCGCTGTGGCTTTATCTGGtctcttttatttgcttttgtcaCCGTGTAGTTAGCCGTTAGCTTCGCCCAGCTCACTAACGTTATCTCGTGCGGGCGtgtattattctattattttcaCGTTAAATGTGGACGTTTTTCTTAATATTGCCGACTGCGTGTCACATTTGATTCCCTTttatgataaataaacaaacaaatgaggTTTGTAACGGACGTGTCCGGAACGTGACTCCGGAACCGGCTAATGTGACCCTGCACCTCAGCTGCGGACATTTAGCTAATTTCACGTCATTAGTTAACAATTATAGATTATGTGTTGAATCTGATTCATATGCGTTTATTTACATCCAGTTGTAGTTTTACATGAGGCTTTTAACAAGTTAACCAAGTTGAATTATTCTCTATTAGAGGTCGACCGATATTTTCTGTGACGCTAATTGATGTGGATTTTCTTTTGGTCCATGTATTTGGTCCTTTTTTCCCTGGTCATACACAAGTTTGATTAACTTCACTAATCATCTTACATTTTGATCCATTACGATGACTATCTCAAATAAACATGACACAATTCAACCATATCTGCCAAGATGTTGCTGAGATATACACATGTGAACTGTGATGTCTTATAAATAATAAGAATTTAAGAATtaagaatttaattttattaatccccttagggaaagtattcctctgcatttgacccatcctagaataaagatgccacactgagtagcgcccggggagcattgggggttgggtaccttgctcaggggtaccccagccctttttttttggccaggtggggattttgAACCGgagaccctccggttacaagtcaagttccctttccacttggccacgggctggaTAAATAACATGTATATAGGAGATAGATGTGGATTttaagctgcacacaggttgtttcttcATGAAAAGTTTATTTCTGGGATATTTGTGTTTCTCAAAGAGCGAGATTGACAATACACTACtatatctactgtttatgatgcGTATTACGTGATCTTAAAATACAGATAAtgccttgattttttttgatttttttggctttttaatgttaaatgaaggatatttgtgtgttaaaaacaatgacattgactACAAATACGGTCAAATTCTGATATTTCCTGATGTTTTGcccagtgtaaaaaaaaacaggtaattCTGTGTGATGTCATCTGTGGGTAAatttcttaccaaaattgaatgggAACATATTTAATGATGACCTACTCGTCACAATAAAAATCAGATTGACCTTACAGATAAAACCACACTGATACTGATAATATTGGTTGCCCTTGAAGTGTGTGACCATTCATGATTTGACTCCACGGGCTGTACATGATGTTTGAGCGTCGTCTGTGTCTCCCCACAGGTGAATCCACCATGTCTCTGCCAAAGCCTTTGATGAGAGGACTGCTGGCCAGGCGCCTGAAGTTTCAACTGCCCATGGCCTTCGCCGCGTCTTTCCTGGTTGCATATGGATATAAAGTGAGCATAACACAACCTGTTCACACCTCACtttaaactgaaaacacaccCGTCAGTCATTGAACgtgttgttttctgttccctcagttcCTGGTGTCAGACCCCAGGAAACGGGCCTATGCTGAGTTCTACAAGACGTACGACCCCGTCAAAGAGTTCGACAGAATGAGGGAAGCCGGCGTCTTTGAGAGTGTGCGGCCTATTGGCGAGTAAAGCCACTGTGAGTCTTTTTTCGTGGGCAGACTCTAATTAGTGGATAAAACGACAGTTTCTTGcacatgtttcattttaaaaactgaaatttgGATTTCAATATCAGTCAATGAGCCTCAGTAAAACAAGGCTGCCCGTGGGGACACAGGCAGTTTTTTCCTAACAGGAAAGTGGAGTTAGTTGTTAACCACTCGctctcttccacaccaaactccatagagaaaatcactgattttagctcGTGAAggcacgggagctgctggtctactgctgccctggtggtcagtttgtgtcactgaggtgaatctaaatgaaggctttcaaacatCAGTCACGAAACGACACATTTCAACTTATTGACAGAGGCAAAACGACCGACAATCGACACATGCTCACCTCGACAAAAAAATAGtcgacattacattacatgtcatttagcagacgcttttatccaaagcgacttattgtgcatttaaacattggAAACACTGGAAAAAAGGTTTTTGCATGCGTCATCACAACGTCCTGTTTCGGTGTTTAAAGTGTTTCGCCCGAAAACTGAACGTGCCTTTTTTGGCCATTTCCTGTGCATTTCTACTAAAGCTGATGTAGATATGATTGTGGTGAGTCTTTATTTAAGTGACTTCAATCTGGTTTTGCTTGTGTCCCCACTGAAGTTAGCGCCAGCTGTGCATCATTACCTCATGCAACCACTCTTCTTAACACCTGAAATATCCTTTTAACTGCAAGTAATAATTGtaccttttgtgtgttttgtttttttcctgtgttcCAGCTCTCTTCTTCCCCTTTGTTTGTTCCTGGTCTTGAGGAGGAAGTTCCTTCTAGCTCTCATGGATGTGATTTACTGATCAGATGAGAActtcacattgttttgttcctctaaataaaaaatattctatTAATGGTAAAGtactttttgtcttcttttgttttctattgttaCCAACAAAGTAAAATTATAGTGTTGTTGTACTCGAGGATCCTGGTATCTATCAAGATTTCGGggatattttatatttacatttatttgtcctGACAAATCAGGATTTTAAATTGAGACCCCGTTCACACCTCGTATTAAATGGAGGCTTCATGGGTGGGATCAttaggacttttttttatacaggGTCTGAACAATGTCTTAGGTTCATGGAGACGAGCACAAATTATAAGCAAaatttgattgttttctttaaaatatatatatatattacctgAAAACCACTCAGTTTTAAAATGTAGAACTTTCATATATACTTAAGACGAGGGCCTTGGTTTACAGAGGCCGTcatcttgtgccgccatgttcctacagcagcctgaacagacaaaccagtcTGAGAACAAGAATGAGGAAATTATTTCTGGTATGCACAAAACAAGGTCAGAGGAAAAACTTTAGAGCTTCAAGAAGTTGACAAACTTCAATAAAAATATGGGGAATAATGATTGATTGTTTTCCAACATAGGCCGATAATGAAACCTGAACAGAACAGTATCACAAACAGCTGCCACTCGGATTGTGGCAAATTTGTTTTCTCCTTAAAAAGCTTCTCGGCGTGTCTCTGCAGACAGCGAGTGAAGACGGCCTCTGCGCACGGACCCTGATCCAGCAGCATGGACCTCAGCTTGTCTCCATACGTCTCCTGAAGGTCTTTGAAGACATCCTCGGCCAACGACTGAGCCTTGTCCAGGTGTGGAACCTGTCCCTCGACCACAGTGAGTTCTTCCATGGTGCACATGACGAGACGTTTGATGTTAATGGGTGCCATCATCTGGACAGAGTGTGTGCTCGTCCTCTGGAAGATATGGACAAGCACCTTGACGAGGAACAAAAAGACGTGCTTCTCTGTCCGGTCTGCAGATGGAGCTGTTTGGACCTTCATGTTCTTTAGACCTGCTCTGGGAAATGGACTAAATTTGATGTCATCTGTAGATCTCTGTTGGTCATTCACTCCTTAGGAAGTTACTTTGTGTGAGAGGCTTTTATCTCGAAGCTGGCTTTGAAACACTGTTCCTAGGAACAGGTGATGTCACAGTTCTCCCTCAGTTCATTTGTTTCAgtccaagaaaagaaaatgatttgaaggcagtaatgcaacaccAGGAGACAACACATTTGGAGCACATCtgttggcgcttttccattatacagttctagctctactCGGTTTGAAAtcagtcacgttgttttccatgtcTTCTTAATACCTCCTTAATGTGgccggggtcgtcatagcaaaggctgcatgaaactgccatggcGTGGTTTtgtacgcgacacaaacacgcaaaatagtgacttgtaaagcagttgttttatggtgtaactgaatcattagaatcagttttgTTCTCAGagtcgttcagtacttcctgtatgaccggagcacagacacTGAACTGAATAAAACACCACTTGGGTCGTGATTGGGCTCACGATCgtcggctttcagcagtgctgtctctaaatacaccagactgttcaatgttgacattttagacatttcctttgccaaatgttggagattaacacgttttcagggacttgaagtctttttaactgatctacagtgcggcattgttcgctttgattcttgtgtcggacgttgcGCTCGTGACTATTCCAGTGACgccactctctgaccaatcagtggccggcagtctgttcacgtcacattttagtatcggctcagctcgcttggaacctcgtcaaaGCACCAGGTGCccggtactatcactgatggaaaagcaaaaaaactgaGTAGAGAATgttttttcgttgtctgtccaGCTgtgctttaaataataaaatccacAGCATCATTGAACATTTAGCCCCTGCtatgtgctgtttttttcagtgttcattattttggtttttatttatatttattttacaccagTAAAGAAATTATCCCTGCTTTAGTTTCTGTGTTCAAAATGAAAgagtaaatgtgaaatatttggttcttataataattatattgattttattagacacaacaaaaacaacagtattggcataaaaaaagtcatgacaGAATCTTTTTGTAAATTTCACtcatatgtaatgtaatattattatgtaatattattCACAAGCAAATGGTGTCGACCTAACACCTTGCTCTGCAGAGTTTTCCTGCTCAGCTCCAAAGTGTTGCTACTTTTTCAGATAGGACAGTCTGCTCGTGTGAAAGTGGACGCTCCCCTGGGGACACAACAACTTGCTCCTCATGTGGAGGTGGACAGCCCTCTTGGGAAATGACAGCCTGGTCCTCAGGTGTCTCGGGTGCATGAGACTCTGTTGTTGGAGGTGAAGACCTCTTCTGCATCCTCCTTTTCTGGAGCTTCATTTTGGTCCAGTTTTCATGTACTGGTTTCCTCTCCACCATGGTCTTACGGGTTCCCCCCTGCTTGGTCTGGTATGGATCTTCActgaaggtggaggaggacgTCCACTTCTTCTCCATCCAGACGTTTGTATAGCAACTCTTCTGCTCCATGTTGATGTTTCGATGATCACTGTTGAGATCTGAAGCCTGAGTGAGAAACTAGTTTCTCTCATCTTATATTCCCGTGTGGTCATCAAAGACATCAAAGGCATGTCCAAAACCACCACAGACATCAAAGGCACGGGAGGTGTTGCCATGACATCCAAATCACAGAATGGAaagtttgattttctttttcttctcataatttccagcaggctgtacaccaAGAGGCGTGACGCCGCCCTCTGcaggaaaagtgtttttaaatgttccaAAGAGCTTCAACATCTTCATGTTTGATTTTTGAAAATGGTCACCTATTATTTTACGACAGTGACaagttattactattattattattgttgttgttgttgtaatagtACATGTAAGGGTCACATGGTGGAACATatgtataattataattattaaaaataaaatgttgcttactgaaaatgaaaatagcTAACCATCATATTTAGTTTTATATGCTGTCTATAATCTAGCCACAGGTGGAGGAGGTCATGTACTAGTTCCCATTATAATTTGATATTAACATTAAATTGAGTgctgtgagtttgagacctctgaccTCTATAGAAAAATATGAACAgttataaaaatatacaaacaaaatatacagtataaacataacaatcaaaaatgtatgaaatatatACAACAACAGGAAAATCCCTCTCTTATGATGATTAGTATTCCGTGCAGTGTATTGgtataaatgtgtgtctgttggCGCCCCCGCCGGTGGCGGCCCTGCACTGCAGTCTTTGTCTGCACcgccctccttcctcctcactTCCGGGGTTTTTTCCACTCTTGTGTTGTGGCGGCGTTTTGTCAAACGGCTCTTAACTTGTCCGGGATGAAGCAGGCGGCGGAGAGACGGCACCGGGGTGGAGACGGTTCACCGTCAGTGACGCGACTTACCGAACCATGACCGGACCCGgtatatatgcgtgtgtgtttctgtgagtgcgtgtgtgtgcgcgcgtgcgtttCTGTGAGCG
Coding sequences within:
- the LOC131460328 gene encoding cytochrome c oxidase subunit 6C-1, with product MSLPKPLMRGLLARRLKFQLPMAFAASFLVAYGYKFLVSDPRKRAYAEFYKTYDPVKEFDRMREAGVFESVRPIGE